A genomic region of Apus apus isolate bApuApu2 chromosome 24, bApuApu2.pri.cur, whole genome shotgun sequence contains the following coding sequences:
- the LOC127393881 gene encoding ectoderm-neural cortex protein 1-like produces MSVSSHENRKSRSSSGSMNIHLFHKPGHADSLLTHLNLLRKRHLFTDVVLRAGNQTFHCHRAVLASCSRYFEAMFSGGLKESRDAEVNFHDSLHPEVLELLLDYAYSARVLINEENAESLLEAGDMLQFQDIRDASADFLEKNLYPGNCLNMLLLSDAHCCQRLLELSWRMALANFTSLCKTEDFLRLPKDKLVELVESEELEVEDETLVYEAVMGWIRYDLPRRHEVLPQLLRSVRLALLPESYLRKHVACEQLVTSHKLGQEIVADAVRCKMKILQNDGLVTGCCARPRKVSQALLLLGGQTFMCDKIYTLDHKTSEIIPRADIPSPRKECSACAIGCKVYITGGKGSENGASKDVWVYDTLHDEWAKAAPMLVARFGHGSAELDHCLYVVGGHTAVSGAFPASPSVSLKQVEHYDPQLDKWSLVAPLREGVSNAAVVGAKMKLFVFGGTSANQEKLPKVQCFDPGQNRWTVLASCPQPWRYTAAAVVGSHIIVIGGDTEFSASSAYRFHSDTSQWSKFGDVTAKRISCRAVTSGNRLYVVGGYCGAQRCKTLDCYDPSSDTWRSVTTVPYSLIPTAFVSTWKYLSA; encoded by the coding sequence ATGTCCGTCAGCAGCCACGAGAACCGCAAATCCCGCTCGAGCTCCGGCTCCATGAACATCCACCTCTTCCACAAACCGGGCCACGCCGACAGCCTCCTGACCCACCTCAACCTGCTCCGCAAGCGGCACCTCTTCACCGACGTGGTGCTGCGGGCAGGGAACCAGACCTTCCACTGCCACCGGGCCGTCCTGGCCTCCTGCAGCCGCTACTTCGAGGCCATGTTCAGCGGGGGCCTGAAGGAGAGCAGAGACGCCGAAGTCAACTTCCACGATTCCCTCCACCccgaggtgctggagctgctgctggactACGCTTACTCAGCCCGGGTGCTGATTAACGAGGAGAACGCGGAGTCCTTGCTGGAGGCCGGGGACATGTTGCAGTTCCAGGATATCAGGGATGCTTCGGCTGATTTTCTGGAGAAGAATCTTTATCCTGGGAACTGCCTGaacatgctgctgctgtccGATGCCCACTGCTGCCAGCGGCTGCTGGAGCTGTCCTGGAGGATGGCCTTGGCCAACTTCACCTCCCTCTGCAAGACCGAAGACTTCCTCCGACTGCCCAAGGACaagctggtggagctggtggagagcGAAGAGCTGGAGGTGGAGGATGAGACGCTGGTGTACGAGGCGGTTATGGGCTGGATCCGCTACGATCTGCCCCGGCGCCACGAGGTCCTGCCGCAGCTGCTGCGCTCCGTCcgcctggccctgctgcccgaGTCCTACCTGCGGAAACACGTGGCCTGTGAGCAGCTGGTGACCAGCCACAAGCTGGGCCAGGAGATCGTGGCCGACGCCGTCCGCTGCAAAATGAAGATCCTGCAGAACGACGGCCTGGTGACCGGCTGCTGCGCCCGGCCCCGCAAGGTCAgccaggccctgctgctgctgggcggCCAGACCTTCATGTGCGACAAGATTTACACCCTGGATCATAAAACCAGCGAGATCATCCCTCGCGCGGACATCCCCAGCCCGCGGAAGGAGTGCAGCGCCTGCGCCATCGGCTGCAAGGTGTACATCACCGGCGGGAAAGGCTCCGAGAACGGCGCTTCCAAGGACGTCTGGGTGTACGACACCCTCCACGACGAGTGGGCAAAAGCTGCTCCCATGCTGGTGGCGCGGTTCGGCCACGGCTCGGCAGAGCTGGACCACTGCCTGTACGTGGTGGGGGGTCACACGGCCGTCAGCGGTGCCTTCCCGGCCTCTCCCTCCGTCTCCCTCAAGCAAGTGGAGCACTACGACCCGCAGCTGGACAAGTGGTCCTTGGTGGCTCCCCTCCGAGAGGGCGTGAGCAACGCCGCCGTGGTGGGAGCCAAGATGAAGCTCTTTGTTTTCGGTGGCACCAGCGCCAACCAGGAGAAGCTGCCCAAGGTGCAGTGCTTTGACCCCGGCCAGAACCGCTGGACGGTGCTGGCCAgttgtccccagccctggcgCTACACGGCCGCCGCTGTGGTGGGCAGCCACATCATCGTCATCGGGGGGGACACGGAGTTCTCCGCCAGCTCCGCTTACCGCTTCCACAGCGACACCTCCCAGTGGTCCAAGTTTGGGGACGTCACCGCCAAGCGCATCAGCTGCCGCGCCGTGACGTCGGGCAACAGGCTGTACGTGGTGGGGGGCTACTGCGGGGCCCAGCGCTGCAAGACCCTGGACTGTTACGACCCCTCGTCCGACACCTGGCGCAGCGTCACCACGGTGCCCTATTCCCTCATCCCCACCGCCTTCGTCAGCACCTGGAAGTACCTGTCGGCCTGA
- the PEX11G gene encoding peroxisomal membrane protein 11C isoform X1 produces MAADALRGLVAALETYRGRDRVVRALCYGCQLAGGALAGPQASPSGLPGSLLAVSAQLNACRTALRLFDDFAMLSYSCGYGLGPKDEDGLVRGLSVLSNLANQLYYPCEHMAWAADAGIIHVGSQKWWTLSTGLWAFSLLLGILRSLRVLFQLRRKLRQHEGAASPPSPKEVKAQVKAEVLSILTDLADLSNAIHWLPPGFLWAGRFPPWLVGLLGTVSSLIGIYQASRGGNSEAE; encoded by the exons ATGGCGGCGGACGCGCTCCGCGGCCTGGTGGCCGCGCTGGAGACCTACCGGGGCCGGGACCGGGTG GTCCGCGCTCTCTGCTATGGCTGCCAGCTGGCGGGCGGGGCCCTGGCCGGGCCGCAGGCCTCGCCGTCCGGGCTGCCCGGGAGCCTCCTGGCCGTGTCGGCCCAGCTGAACGCCTGTCGCACGGCCCTGCGCCTCTTCGATGATTTCGCCATGCTCAGCTACAGCTGCGGCTACGGGCTGGGCCCCAAG GACGAGGACGGGCTGGTGAGGGGGTTATCGGTGCTCAGCAACCTGGCCAACCAGCTCTACTACCCCTGCGAGCACATGGCCTGGGCAGCCGATGCCGGTATCATCCACGTGGGCTCTCAGAAGTGGTGGACGCTGAGCACGGGGCTCTGGgccttctccctgctcctgggaatCCTGCG atCCCTGAGAGTCTTGTTCCAGTTAAGAAGAAAGCTGAGGCAGCACGAGGG TGCTGCTTCGCCTCCCAGCCCAAAGGAAGTCAAAGCCCAAGTGAAGGCTGAAGTTTTGAGCATCCTCACAGACCTGGCAGATCTCTCCAACGCCATCCACTGGCTGCCTCCAGGATTTCTTTGGGCTGGACGCTTCCCTCCCTGGTTAGTAGGTCTCCTGGGAACAGTATCTTCCCTGATTGGCATCTACCAAGCGTCTAGAGGAGGAAATTCTGAAGCTGAATAA
- the PEX11G gene encoding peroxisomal membrane protein 11C isoform X2 has translation MAADALRGLVAALETYRGRDRVVRALCYGCQLAGGALAGPQASPSGLPGSLLAVSAQLNACRTALRLFDDFAMLSYSCGYGLGPKDEDGLVRGLSVLSNLANQLYYPCEHMAWAADAGIIHVGSQKWWTLSTGLWAFSLLLGILRSLRVLFQLRRKLRQHEGYDLPPWLTLSQILLLRLPAQRKSKPK, from the exons ATGGCGGCGGACGCGCTCCGCGGCCTGGTGGCCGCGCTGGAGACCTACCGGGGCCGGGACCGGGTG GTCCGCGCTCTCTGCTATGGCTGCCAGCTGGCGGGCGGGGCCCTGGCCGGGCCGCAGGCCTCGCCGTCCGGGCTGCCCGGGAGCCTCCTGGCCGTGTCGGCCCAGCTGAACGCCTGTCGCACGGCCCTGCGCCTCTTCGATGATTTCGCCATGCTCAGCTACAGCTGCGGCTACGGGCTGGGCCCCAAG GACGAGGACGGGCTGGTGAGGGGGTTATCGGTGCTCAGCAACCTGGCCAACCAGCTCTACTACCCCTGCGAGCACATGGCCTGGGCAGCCGATGCCGGTATCATCCACGTGGGCTCTCAGAAGTGGTGGACGCTGAGCACGGGGCTCTGGgccttctccctgctcctgggaatCCTGCG atCCCTGAGAGTCTTGTTCCAGTTAAGAAGAAAGCTGAGGCAGCACGAGGGGTATGATCTCCCTCCTTGGCTAACCCTAAGCCAAATAT TGCTGCTTCGCCTCCCAGCCCAAAGGAAGTCAAAGCCCAAGTGA
- the TEX45 gene encoding LOW QUALITY PROTEIN: testis-expressed protein 45 (The sequence of the model RefSeq protein was modified relative to this genomic sequence to represent the inferred CDS: deleted 1 base in 1 codon) — protein MKASHIQLGSERWASGSARQPWSHSEFPPFWGVYRPAPAPPPPSGHVLNQAAENVGETCSETHRAFPEQPLQPVAAAVPLQPGVRMHADPRIRVLASTARETFPWPHAPLQRPSRPAALKQKDHIPYGDREKIGLLPSVYTSSYPAHEAQPLGKQSLVRCHTVPFPCLAGCVPTIPRDGQSSYSTSYQAQFKGEWNPPAKPGEKQVSSVKFGDSRSSGSVSEQKCAYGAPEEKTHRAYNKELAASQIHHTNVQLGDGCTSFSTSTSEHFPVHKLEPVTAACPNRYSSSIPRGDEDPERNRALARTMTQVSYPEPDRQNLPPKPDLLLRKNQSSFSLGEGRAGAAAFGTTQQAAYQPPPRSQRVTADSRSHHQSHVPFNYHTDESPVTTTQAMLVPHRQQKQGLSEDKLQQIKYSHLGLPWRARDLFRTEQKDQFTPKSRGPAEIQKGDCQVSSIPLGTLKEFRPHRKVHFAP, from the exons ATGAAGGCGTCCCACATCCAGCTGGGCAGCGAGCGCTGGGCGTCGGGAAGCGCCCGCCAGCCGTGGTCTCACAGCGAGTTCCCCCCTTTCTGGGGGGTGTACAGGCCGGCGCCAGCACCGCCCCCCCCCAGCGGGCACGTGCTGAACCAGGCTGCGGAGAATGTCGGCGAAACCTGCTCGGAAACTCACCGGGCCTTTCCGGAGCAGCCGCTGCAGCCGGTGGCCGCggctgtgcccctgcagccGGGGGTGCGAATGCACGCAGACCCCCGCATCCGTGTCCTCGCCTCAACCGCCAGGGAGACCTTCCCCTGGCCCCACGCCCCCCTGCAGAGACCTTCCCGGCCCGCGGCCCTGAAACAGAAGGATCACATTCCTTATGGAGACAGGGAGAAAATCGGGCTCCTTCCATCCGTCTACACCTCCTCGTACCCAGCGCACGAGGCGCAGCCCCTG GGTAAACAGAGCCTTGTCAGATGTCACACTGTGCCTTTCCCCTGTTTGGCAGGATGTGTCCCCACTATTCCAAGGGATGGACAGTCCTCTTACAGCACTTCTTACCAAGCACAGTTTAAGGGTGAATGGAATCCACCTGCAAAGCCAGGGGAGAAG CAAGTGTCTTCTGTTAAATTTGGGGATTCCAGAAGCAGTGGATCTGTGAGCGAGCAGAAATGTGCCTATGGTGCCCCAGAGGAGAAGACACACAG AGCCTACAACAAGGAACTTGCTGCCTCCCAGATCCACCACACCAACGTGCAGCTGGGGGATGGTTGCACCAGCTTCTCCACCTCGACTTCAGAGCACTTCCCAGTGCACAAACTAG AGcctgtcactgctgcctgcccaaACAGATactcctcatccatccccagagGTGATGAAGATCCTGAGAGGAATCGAGCCTTGGCCAGGACCATGACACAGGTCTCCTACCCAGAG cctgacaGGCAGAACCTCCCACCAAAGCCTGATTTGCTACTGAGGAAAAACCAGAGCAGCTTCAGCCTGGGCGAGGGCCGCGCGGGCGCCGCTGCCTTCGGCACGACGCAGCAGGCAGCCTatcag ccccccccccgcagccaGAGGGTGACAGCAGACAGCAGGAGCCACCACCAGAGCCACGTCCCCTTCAACTACCACA CAGATGAAAGTCCTGTCACAACCACGCAGGCCATGCTGGTCCCACACAGACAGCAGAAACAAGGACTCTCTGAGGACAAGCTACAGCAG aTCAAGTACTCACAcctggggctgccctggagGGCACGGGACCTCTTCAGGACCGAGCAGAAAGATCAGTTCACCCCCAAGTCCAGGGGCCCAGCAGAAATCCAGAAGGGAGACTGCCAAGTGAGCAGCATCCCACTGGGGACCCTGAAGGAATTCCGTCCCCACAGGAAGGTGCACTTTGCACCTTGa